The following coding sequences lie in one Mercenaria mercenaria strain notata chromosome 5, MADL_Memer_1, whole genome shotgun sequence genomic window:
- the LOC123557256 gene encoding uncharacterized protein LOC123557256 — MLRSVCFKNYVKFEEEQLLDFQNDGPFIFIGENGSGKSSVLERIRRCLKLEFSTSVSSSPNSNLLSYFICNFEMNPIEDEHIICGIVSLPGEMGQSGNETKAGGDNEIGSDSFQSQQIEKDMETEDTLISTDKSTSESRAVNVNETVGEDNTPQQRMGKGKFITSHNSTNLPKYDRRDNRNFFKDAPVGAKGRSEVRSYYKFALKYSANSQNVPMYINFVDISKTSRGETELKMFNRDDADGTAFKEYMDSVIKHESDVKCVEEHIQSIFGNVSTNPEKDRNDCNILLGSLSREVVFTFSLRSIGPLQWSESKRFDPEERENNYDEAEKRCEIIKCFLEDNNKNFDKEKEQEYFKYITQLDDYHFEMKDGKISLPKGKYALLKTPEGILEAKAVSILMSSKIYRTLILEEPDRGMHPQFIERMLQILKQKKLEKRVILTTHSTTLISAWTVPDSFIFRRDETECRIISGRSIVCNGDHISMKNIRLFISDHISDILFARRVFFYEGDSELLFFTEFRHQILAGESQVAENLCKEDEDSCNKLKKSLTELTFIKMNGKDKVEFCQDVSKKLQLEHIFLVDRDAVTRIRQKGKNKIERKEEEDAKSKRKREDWLNIRKEFLSNDIFFWLDGRIEDMVKEIYKNNDTLRDELRLAMAGDKLFLHKDCDDVYIKKSVKLILAHCEPKHELAEFIKILKRD; from the coding sequence ATGCTAAGATCGGTTTGTTTTAAGAATTATGTGAAGTTTGAGGAGGAACAGCttcttgattttcaaaatgaTGGACCATTTATATTCATTGGGGAAAATGGCTCCGGTAAAAGTTCTGTTTTAGAAAGAATTCGTCGCTGCTTGAAATTAGAATTTAGTACATCAGTTTCGTCGTCACCTAATTCCAATCTGCTGTCATATTTCATTTGCAACTTTGAAATGAATCCGATAGAAGACGAACATATTATATGCGGCATCGTTTCTCTTCCTGGCGAAATGGGACAAAGTGGCAATGAAACTAAGGCAGGCGGCGATAATGAGATTGGAAGTGACAGTTTTCAGAGTCAACAGATCGAAAAAGATATGGAAACAGAGGACACATTAATTAGTACAGACAAAAGCACATCAGAAAGTCGAGCGGTGAATGTGAATGAAACTGTCGGAGAGGACAACACTCCACAACAACGTATGGGTAAAGGAAAGTTCATTACATCACATAACTCTACAAATTTACCAAAATACGATAGGCGAGACAACAGAAATTTTTTTAAGGATGCACCAGTAGGTGCTAAAGGTCGGAGTGAAGTCAGATCTTACTACAAGTTTGCCTTAAAGTATTCAGCAAATTCACAAAATGTACcaatgtatataaattttgttgatatatcaaAAACGTCCAGGGGTGAAACTGAACTGAAGATGTTCAACAGGGATGACGCTGACGGCACTGCGTTCAAAGAATATATGGATTCAGTTATTAAGCATGAATCAGATGTCAAATGCGTGGAAGAGCATATCCAATCTATTTTTGGAAACGTGAGCACAAACCCTGAAAAAGATAGGAACGACTGTAATATCTTATTAGGGTCTTTATCAAGGGAAGTTGTCTTTACTTTTTCTTTGCGATCAATTGGACCATTACAATGGTCTGAGAGTAAACGATTTGATCCCGAGGAACGGGAAAATAATTACGATGAAGCTGAAAAGAGATGCGaaataattaaatgttttcttgaggataacaacaaaaactttgacaaaGAGAAAGAAcaagaatatttcaaatatataacgCAGCTAGACGATTATCATTTTGAGATGAAAGACGGCAAAATTTCTTTACCAAAGGGGAAATATGCTTTACTGAAAACGCCAGAAGGTATTTTGGAAGCAAAGGCAGTTTCCATTCTTATGTCCAGCAAAATTTACAGAACACTGATCCTGGAAGAACCAGATAGGGGAATGCATCCTCAATTCATAGAAAGAATGCTACAGATACTTAAACAAAAGAAGCTTGAAAAACGTGTGATTCTAACGACACACAGCACAACGCTTATATCTGCCTGGACGGTACCTGATTCTTTCATCTTTCGGCGCGACGAGACAGAATGTAGGATCATATCTGGTAGATCTATTGTTTGTAACGGAGATCACATCAGCATGAAAAATATAAGACTGTTTATATCGGACCATATATCTGATATTCTGTTTGCAAGGAGAGTTTTTTTTTACGAGGGCGATTCTGAATTATTGTTCTTCACAGAATTTAGACACCAAATACTGGCTGGGGAAAGCCAGGTGGCTGAGAATCTGTGCAAAGAAGATGAGGACTCTTGCAACAAGCTTAAGAAAAGTCTTACAGAACttacatttatcaaaatgaatgGCAAGGATAAAGTTGAATTTTGTCAAGATGTATCTAAAAAACTTCAACTTGAACATATTTTTCTTGTTGACAGAGATGCTGTCACAAGAATTAGacaaaaaggaaagaataaaattgaaagaaaagaagaagaagacgCAAAATCCAAAAGAAAACGTGAGGATTGGCTAAATATTAGGAAAGAGTTCTTGTCTAATGATATTTTCTTTTGGCTAGACGGTAGGATTGAAGATATGGTTAAAGAAATATATAAGAATAATGACACTCTTCGAGATGAACTAAGACTGGCGATGGCCGGTGACAAACTTTTTCTGCATAAAGATTGTGATGACGTTTACATTAAAAAAAGCGTTAAACTCATTTTAGCTCATTGCGAACCTAAACATGAACTTGCTGAAttcatcaaaattttgaaaagagATTAA